Proteins encoded in a region of the Vicia villosa cultivar HV-30 ecotype Madison, WI linkage group LG5, Vvil1.0, whole genome shotgun sequence genome:
- the LOC131607164 gene encoding glucan endo-1,3-beta-glucosidase-like encodes MSIIFLLVAILSIGLEFTGVQSIGVCYGTNGNNLPSRQEVIDLYKSKGIGGMRIYSPDEEALQALRGSNIELILDVPRDTLSSLTDANEATNWVTKYVTPYSQDVKIKYITVGNEIHPDYNEAQYVLTALQNIQKAISSANLQGQIKVSIAIDMTLIGNSYPPKDGVFTDQAKSYIQPIINFLVSNGSPLLANVYPYFAYIGNEQNIHLDYALFNQQGNNDAGYQNLFDAQLDSVYAALGQVGGSNLQIVVSESGWPSAGGDGATTVDNASTYYNNLINHVKSGNGTPLKPGTAIETYLFAMFDENLKNGASTEQHFGLFNPDKSPKYQISFN; translated from the exons ATGTCTATCATTTTTCTGCTTGTTGCTATACTGTCCATTGGACTAGAATTTACAG GTGTACAATCCATAGGAGTTTGCTATGGCACGAATGGCAATAATCTACCATCAAGGCAGGAAGTTATAGATTTATACAAATCAAAAGGCATTGGTGGGATGCGTATATACAGTCCTGATGAAGAAGCCCTACAAGCCCTTAGAGGTTCCAACATTGAGTTGATCCTTGATGTGCCTAGGGATACTCTTTCTTCTCTAACAGATGCCAATGAAGCCACAAATTGGGTAACCAAATATGTGACACCCTACTCACAGGATGTTAAAATTAAGTACATCACTGTTGGAAATGAAATCCACCCTGATTACAATGAGGCCCAATACGTTCTCACTGCGTTACAAAACATTCAAAAAGCAATTTCATCAGCCAATTTACAAGGCCAAATCAAGGTCTCAATAGCAATAGACATGACTTTGATCGGTAATTCCTATCCTCCCAAGGATGGTGTTTTTACTGACCAAGCCAAGTCATATATACAACCAATAATCAATTTCCTAGTGAGCAATGGATCGCCACTTCTTGCAAATGTGTATCCGTATTTTGCTTATATCGGAAATGAACAAAACATTCATCTTGACTATGCTCTTTTTAATCAGCAAGGAAACAATGACGCTGGTTACCAAAATCTCTTTGACGCGCAGTTAGATTCAGTATATGCTGCTCTTGGGCAAGTTGGGGGATCGAATTTGCAGATAGTTGTGTCTGAGAGTGGTTGGCCATCTGCTGGTGGAGATGGAGCCACAACTGTCGATAATGCTTCCACATATTATAATAATTTGATTAATCACGTAAAGAGTGGGAATGGGACTCCGTTGAAGCCTGGTACAGCTATTGAGACTTACTTGTTTGCCATGTTTGATGAAAATCTGAAGAATGGTGCATCAACGGAGCAACATTTTGGTCTCTTTAACCCTGACAAATCACCTAAGTATCAAATAAGtttcaattaa